In Mytilus edulis chromosome 6, xbMytEdul2.2, whole genome shotgun sequence, the following proteins share a genomic window:
- the LOC139526156 gene encoding visual pigment-like receptor peropsin, which produces MSNMTVANLTFDDRLSDAEYILVGAYLVVLGSLSIMFNIFVIIVLMKGNPKYHAVHNILLLNISVSDLLLSSVAYPLWASTNFYYRWIWPDAVCAFSAFWCFTLAQNDMNTLAAIAICRYIIVCKPQYEYYLKKPNFKYWIIVVVWSHSVMNTVPPFFGWSSYKQEIFGTSCSIDWTGKSASVISYNIVVTLTCYCVHLVIFCYCYIYIIRELTTLPSPPISEHIIPVERLRWYHRVSTSRAVTVTSLSMVGVFLIAWTPYTVVSIYSIWSDSLSTWMLLLPTLLAKSCTLLNPTVCALMSSKFRKAARRMFCKNKRIHPTVAVFAVPEIRNSTTSSCLRIRGHDETIQYRGNMAQNDVFIGDMTITLPVDNNLV; this is translated from the exons ATGTCGAATATGACAGTCGCTAATTTAACTTTTGATGACAGACTTTCAGACGCAGAATATATCTTGGTTGGTGCGTATCTAGTAGTATTAG GATCATTATCAATTATGTTCAACATTTTTGTAATCATTGTATTGATGAAAGGGAATCCTAAATACCATGCCGTGCACAACATTTTACTACTTAATATATCAGTGTCGGATTTATTACTGTCGTCTGTAGCCTATCCATTGTGGGCTTCTACGAACTTCTATTACAG ATGGATATGGCCAGATGCTGTGTGTGCATTTTCTGCTTTTTGGTGTTTCACACTAGCACAAAATGATATGAATACATTGGCAGCCATTGCGATATGTCGGTACATCATTGTATGCAAACCTCAATACG aatattatttgaaaaaaccTAATTTCAAATATTGGATTATAGTAGTGGTGTGGTCTCATTCTGTAATGAACACTGTTCCACCATTCTTTGGATGGAGTTCATACAAACAAGAAATCTTCGGCACCTCATGTAGTATCGACTGGACCGGAAAATCCGCTTCAGTTATATCATATAACATTGTTGTTACACTGACCTGCTACTGTGTACATTTAGTCATATTTTGCtactgctatatatatataattcgggAATTAACAACTTTACCTTCTCCGCCTATATCAGAACATATAATTCCAGTAGAAAGATTAAGGTGGTATCACAGAGTGTCAACATCAAGGGCAGTGACAGTG ACTTCGTTATCAATGGTAGGCGTGTTTCTGATAGCATGGACGCCATATACCGTTGTATCAATTTATAGCATATGGTCTGATAGTTTGTCTACATGGATGCTTCTGTTACCAACGCTGCTTGCAAAAAGTTGTACATTGCTTAATCCGACAGTATGTGCCTTAATGAGTAGCAAATTCAGGAAAGCAGCAAGGAGgatgttttgtaaaaataaaagaatacatcCAACTGTTGCTGTGTTTGCAGTTCCGGAAATAAGAAACAGCACCACATCGTCGTGCTTAAG AATTCGTGGACACGATGAAACAATTCAATATCGAGGAAATATGGCACAAAATGATGTCTTCATTGGTGATATGACAATAACATTGCCAGTTGATAATAATTTAGTATGA